In Acidobacteriota bacterium, the following are encoded in one genomic region:
- the dapF gene encoding diaminopimelate epimerase has product MKNIKFTKVQGLGNDFLIIPVDDVSNLNSPGDLAIKMCERNYGAGADGIIFVAPSQNPNADFTSRIFNADGSEPEISGNGTRCVAAYLYHQNRWAESEVKINTVAGIKTGRLVSRDELQYEFEFDMGAPKLTSAEIPIILDSPLSQVVNHPLKMGGDIQRITCVSMGNPHCTTFWSSFDDVNIDELGPLLEHHPAFPMRTNVEFVRIISRNEIEVRFWERGVGRTLSSGTGSSGASIAAMLNGFVDRNISVKTQGGTLKVHWRDDNLVMLTGSAAAIYEGIWLAK; this is encoded by the coding sequence TTGAAAAATATTAAATTTACTAAAGTTCAAGGACTGGGGAATGATTTTTTAATTATTCCGGTTGATGATGTCAGCAATCTTAATTCCCCCGGTGACCTCGCGATTAAAATGTGTGAGCGTAATTACGGCGCGGGAGCGGATGGCATCATTTTCGTAGCCCCGTCGCAAAATCCTAATGCTGATTTTACCTCCAGAATCTTTAATGCCGATGGGAGTGAGCCTGAAATCTCAGGCAACGGCACGAGGTGTGTGGCGGCATACTTATACCATCAAAACCGATGGGCAGAAAGTGAAGTTAAAATAAACACGGTTGCCGGGATAAAAACCGGAAGGTTGGTGTCTCGCGATGAACTGCAATACGAATTTGAATTCGATATGGGAGCGCCAAAGTTGACGAGTGCGGAAATTCCCATCATTCTCGATTCCCCTCTTTCTCAGGTCGTCAATCATCCCTTAAAAATGGGAGGAGATATTCAACGTATAACCTGTGTTTCGATGGGCAATCCCCATTGCACAACCTTCTGGTCATCCTTTGATGATGTCAACATCGATGAATTAGGACCGCTTTTGGAGCATCACCCGGCATTTCCGATGCGCACCAATGTCGAATTCGTCCGTATCATTTCTCGAAATGAAATCGAAGTCCGGTTCTGGGAAAGAGGCGTAGGTAGGACGCTATCATCAGGAACAGGGTCAAGCGGAGCTAGTATCGCAGCAATGTTGAACGGATTTGTTGATCGGAATATTTCGGTTAAAACACAGGGTGGAACTCTGAAAGTTCATTGGCGTGATGATAATCTGGTGATGCTCACAGGGTCAGCAGCTGCCATCTATGAAGGGATTTGGTTAGCCAAGTAA
- a CDS encoding PfkB family carbohydrate kinase: MSILVVGSVAFDAIKTPFGEREKILGGSAMYFSVAASFFTDVRVVAVVGDDFGADEEAVFQSRQIDISDLERVKGQNCFFWSGEYGYDLNVAKTRDTQLNVFADFQPKLSEAAKQTPYLFLGNIQPKLQKEVREQVGAKLIAADTMNYWIESYKSDLLDMLQGIDVLIINDAEARELAGEANLIKAARTILTLGPKRLVVKRGEYGAAMFTDNTYFAVPAYPLEEVFDPTGAGDTFAGGFMGYIAAADSTDEATMRRAIIYGSVMASFNVEKFSCERTRELTNEEISSRFRELRAITHFEEVEMPLRLAVR; encoded by the coding sequence ATGTCAATATTAGTGGTTGGTTCGGTCGCCTTTGACGCGATTAAAACACCGTTTGGTGAACGAGAAAAAATTCTTGGCGGGTCAGCAATGTATTTCAGTGTTGCCGCCTCTTTTTTTACCGATGTGCGAGTCGTTGCGGTTGTGGGTGATGATTTCGGCGCAGACGAAGAGGCGGTTTTTCAAAGCCGTCAAATCGATATTTCAGACCTTGAACGGGTCAAGGGACAAAATTGTTTTTTCTGGAGCGGCGAGTATGGCTATGACCTGAATGTCGCGAAAACCCGCGATACGCAGTTAAATGTTTTTGCAGATTTTCAACCGAAACTTTCCGAAGCTGCTAAACAAACGCCATATCTTTTTCTCGGCAACATTCAACCGAAATTACAAAAAGAGGTTCGCGAACAGGTCGGCGCAAAACTGATTGCTGCCGATACGATGAATTACTGGATTGAAAGTTATAAAAGCGATTTACTTGATATGCTGCAAGGCATCGATGTCTTAATTATCAATGATGCAGAGGCGCGTGAACTTGCCGGAGAAGCCAATTTGATTAAAGCGGCGCGGACGATCTTAACATTGGGGCCTAAACGGCTGGTCGTAAAACGTGGTGAATATGGCGCAGCGATGTTTACCGACAACACTTATTTTGCAGTTCCGGCTTATCCGTTGGAAGAAGTTTTCGATCCGACAGGTGCCGGCGATACCTTTGCTGGTGGATTTATGGGTTATATCGCAGCCGCAGATTCAACCGATGAAGCGACGATGCGACGGGCAATTATTTATGGTTCGGTGATGGCTTCCTTTAATGTTGAGAAGTTCAGTTGTGAACGCACCCGGGAGTTGACCAACGAAGAAATCAGTTCGCGATTTCGAGAATTACGAGCAATAACCCATTTTGAAGAGGTTGAAATGCCTTTACGGCTTGCGGTTCGATAA
- the bamD gene encoding outer membrane protein assembly factor BamD, whose protein sequence is MTKHCTKIWFSGLILVFASVGVFAQGPVKGRVEPNRDPALEIEAKHNLDVAKYYITRRKAYAGGIERLEEIINTHPEFSRMDEVLFYLGEAHFKLNKFEKAEDFYNKLLRDYPESEYVKKTKEQVEKLKSTKEGKS, encoded by the coding sequence ATGACAAAACATTGCACGAAAATTTGGTTCTCAGGTTTAATTTTGGTTTTTGCCAGTGTCGGGGTTTTTGCCCAGGGACCGGTTAAGGGTCGCGTTGAGCCGAATCGCGATCCGGCATTAGAGATTGAAGCTAAACACAATCTTGATGTTGCCAAATATTACATCACCCGTCGTAAAGCTTATGCCGGAGGCATTGAACGGCTTGAAGAAATCATCAATACCCATCCCGAATTTTCGCGAATGGATGAGGTTCTCTTCTATCTCGGCGAAGCCCATTTTAAATTGAATAAATTTGAAAAAGCCGAAGATTTTTATAACAAATTGCTCAGAGATTATCCTGAAAGTGAATATGTGAAAAAGACTAAAGAGCAGGTCGAAAAATTAAAATCTACAAAAGAGGGAAAGTCTTAA
- a CDS encoding S-methyl-5'-thioadenosine phosphorylase: MNNVKIGVIGGSGLYQIEALTDVEEINLETPFGKPSDAFIVGKLNDVRVAFLPRHGRGHLLTPTEIPFRANIYGMKLLGVEWIISASAVGSLKEELKPMDIVFPDQFFDRTRQRASTFFGNGIVAHVNFADPVCHKLCDILEDTARQVTSGIEIHRGGTYLCMEGPAFSTRAESETYRSWGMSVIGMTNLQEAKLAREAEICYSTMALVTDYDCWHTDHDSVTVEMVIEYLNRNTENAKKIIIGAVERLAKEQPECDIKHSLKNAILTQRDKISAEAKERLAAIIGKYVE, encoded by the coding sequence GTGAATAACGTAAAAATCGGTGTAATCGGCGGCAGTGGGTTATATCAAATCGAAGCGCTGACGGATGTTGAAGAGATTAATCTGGAAACTCCGTTTGGCAAACCTTCAGATGCATTTATTGTTGGGAAATTAAATGATGTGCGGGTGGCTTTTTTACCGAGACACGGTCGCGGACATCTGTTGACGCCTACCGAAATTCCCTTTCGCGCCAATATCTATGGAATGAAATTGCTGGGGGTTGAATGGATTATTTCAGCAAGCGCCGTGGGGTCATTAAAAGAAGAACTCAAACCGATGGACATCGTTTTTCCAGATCAGTTTTTTGATCGCACACGGCAACGAGCTTCAACATTTTTTGGAAATGGGATCGTTGCCCATGTAAATTTCGCCGACCCGGTTTGCCATAAACTCTGCGATATTCTCGAAGACACCGCCAGACAGGTAACCTCCGGAATTGAAATTCATCGCGGCGGCACCTATCTCTGCATGGAAGGCCCGGCTTTTTCGACACGTGCCGAATCGGAGACTTATCGTTCTTGGGGAATGTCGGTTATCGGAATGACCAATTTGCAGGAAGCTAAACTCGCTCGCGAAGCGGAAATCTGTTATTCAACGATGGCTCTGGTGACGGATTATGATTGCTGGCATACCGACCACGATTCGGTTACCGTCGAGATGGTGATTGAATACCTCAATCGCAATACCGAAAATGCTAAAAAAATTATCATCGGGGCGGTTGAGCGATTAGCCAAAGAACAACCCGAATGCGATATTAAGCATTCGTTGAAAAATGCTATTCTTACTCAACGAGACAAAATTTCTGCGGAAGCGAAGGAACGTCTCGCCGCCATCATCGGCAAATATGTGGAATAA
- a CDS encoding GNAT family N-acetyltransferase: protein MRAQRKRLLPKKPNLLRVKIKRNNDPNPTTVMILISINQNHDCGLPYSFMPEIETARLRLRLCSKGDLDNLFKIRADREVMRFIGDGMPQTFNQVKELLIEIEKHWIAYGFGRWAITIKPSDEIIGLCGLTFLEKSDEIEIGYLLSKPFWGKGIATEASRACLRYGFENINLERIVAVAYPENSASRKVLEKIGLKYVKTARFYDGILAYYEMLRKDYHSDHSFFLIHDSTSKKLRNIKSQGD, encoded by the coding sequence GTGAGGGCGCAAAGAAAGAGGCTCCTGCCAAAGAAACCAAACCTGCTGCGAGTAAAGATAAAAAGAAATAATGATCCTAATCCAACCACAGTCATGATTCTGATTTCGATTAATCAGAATCATGACTGTGGGTTACCCTACTCATTCATGCCAGAAATTGAGACCGCCAGATTGCGTTTACGCCTTTGTTCAAAAGGCGACCTCGATAATTTATTCAAGATTCGCGCCGACCGCGAGGTGATGCGCTTTATCGGCGACGGAATGCCACAAACCTTTAATCAGGTGAAAGAATTATTGATTGAGATTGAAAAGCACTGGATTGCTTACGGATTCGGGCGCTGGGCTATCACCATAAAACCCAGTGATGAAATTATCGGTTTATGTGGTTTGACCTTCCTTGAAAAATCCGATGAAATTGAAATCGGCTATTTATTGTCGAAACCATTTTGGGGTAAAGGCATCGCCACTGAAGCTTCAAGGGCTTGTTTGCGATACGGGTTTGAAAATATAAATTTAGAAAGAATCGTTGCGGTAGCCTATCCTGAAAATTCTGCATCTCGAAAGGTTTTAGAAAAAATCGGTTTGAAATATGTAAAAACTGCAAGGTTTTATGATGGTATTCTGGCTTATTATGAGATGTTGCGAAAAGACTATCATTCGGATCATTCATTTTTTCTCATTCATGATTCAACCTCAAAAAAATTAAGAAACATCAAATCTCAAGGAGACTAA
- a CDS encoding peptidylprolyl isomerase, translated as MKISGKAIAAIVVVAALAVGALIAQKTSTGSSSTSYNLSKQDMELLVSEVLPPSQAAQLNTNPESKQNLVKRLKELLALAQAAENKGLAEKPEVQEQFKLQSDFALREAYEKKHPEVKITDDDINNYYASNPKAFDNFLEANPQFKAQAQGPQAEGIKKEFGTLKILADKARQEKLDQDGATKIKVLIGRSEALARAYVTDLQQSKDLVPEEEIQRYYNDNPAEFEEVRARHILVSTSPEEAPADEKSKDAKPKALSKEEAKKKAQALLDRIRKGEDIAKLAGENSDDPGSKTQGGDLGYFTKGKMVEEFSNTAFSLKPGEISDLVETQFGYHIIKVEDHRTKPLDEDTKKEITDKLKQKKVEEHIKQLAENSKIQVAEDFEVKVTAPPAPTMSLPPTPPVNEEGEGAKKEAPAKETKPAASKDKKK; from the coding sequence ATGAAAATATCAGGTAAAGCGATTGCAGCAATCGTCGTTGTCGCGGCACTGGCTGTCGGCGCTTTGATTGCCCAAAAAACATCGACTGGTTCATCATCAACATCTTATAACTTGTCAAAGCAAGACATGGAATTATTGGTGAGCGAAGTGCTGCCCCCGAGCCAGGCGGCTCAGCTCAACACCAACCCCGAATCGAAACAGAATCTGGTCAAACGTTTGAAAGAATTATTGGCTTTGGCACAGGCTGCCGAAAATAAAGGATTGGCAGAAAAACCTGAAGTTCAAGAACAATTCAAACTCCAATCCGATTTTGCACTGCGTGAAGCCTACGAGAAAAAACATCCCGAAGTCAAAATCACTGACGACGACATCAATAATTACTATGCGTCGAATCCCAAAGCCTTCGACAATTTTCTCGAAGCCAATCCGCAATTCAAAGCGCAAGCCCAGGGCCCGCAAGCTGAAGGAATAAAAAAAGAATTTGGCACATTAAAAATCCTTGCCGACAAAGCGCGTCAGGAAAAACTGGATCAAGACGGCGCTACCAAAATTAAAGTGTTAATCGGTCGCAGCGAAGCTTTGGCGCGCGCTTATGTGACCGATTTGCAACAGAGCAAAGACCTGGTTCCCGAAGAAGAGATTCAGCGCTATTACAATGATAATCCGGCTGAGTTTGAAGAAGTGCGTGCCCGCCATATTCTGGTAAGCACTTCACCCGAAGAAGCACCGGCAGATGAAAAAAGTAAAGACGCCAAACCGAAAGCCTTGTCAAAAGAGGAAGCCAAAAAGAAAGCGCAAGCCTTACTTGACCGAATCCGCAAAGGTGAAGACATCGCCAAATTGGCAGGCGAAAACTCCGATGACCCAGGTTCAAAAACTCAGGGCGGAGATTTAGGTTATTTCACCAAAGGGAAAATGGTAGAAGAGTTTTCCAACACGGCTTTCAGTTTGAAACCGGGTGAAATCAGCGATCTGGTCGAAACCCAATTCGGTTATCACATCATTAAGGTTGAAGACCATCGCACCAAACCGCTTGATGAAGATACTAAAAAAGAAATCACTGATAAGCTGAAACAGAAAAAGGTTGAAGAACACATCAAGCAACTGGCGGAAAACAGCAAGATTCAGGTTGCTGAAGATTTTGAAGTGAAAGTAACGGCTCCTCCGGCACCAACAATGTCCTTACCGCCAACACCGCCGGTCAACGAAGAGGGTGAGGGCGCAAAGAAAGAGGCTCCTGCCAAAGAAACCAAACCTGCTGCGAGTAAAGATAAAAAGAAATAA
- the mce gene encoding methylmalonyl-CoA epimerase has protein sequence MKIDHLGIAVRSIENSLKFYRDAMGLVLNGTERVEDQGVTVALLPVGESRIELLEPFSEDTVIGRFLAKRGEGLHHICYEVENLEAKLTELNAQGIRVLDGYPRPGAEGKLVAFLHPADTGSVLIELSETINHEENK, from the coding sequence CGTTCGTTCAATTGAAAACTCCCTGAAATTTTATCGCGATGCGATGGGGCTTGTACTCAACGGCACAGAACGCGTCGAAGACCAAGGAGTAACGGTTGCGCTCCTGCCTGTTGGCGAGTCACGAATCGAGCTACTGGAGCCATTTTCAGAGGATACGGTCATTGGGAGATTCCTTGCCAAACGTGGCGAGGGACTCCATCACATCTGTTATGAGGTTGAAAACCTTGAAGCAAAATTGACTGAGTTGAACGCTCAGGGTATTCGCGTATTAGACGGTTATCCGCGACCCGGCGCTGAAGGCAAGCTGGTGGCATTTTTGCATCCCGCTGACACAGGCAGCGTGCTTATCGAATTATCAGAAACTATTAATCATGAGGAGAATAAATGA